One genomic window of Streptomyces sp. NBC_01276 includes the following:
- the efeB gene encoding iron uptake transporter deferrochelatase/peroxidase subunit yields MTESTGSNPDIEISRRRLLGTVGAAGAAGLALGATGGALVHSAVSDSPAGASGAAGSPGSLGATRVAFEGDHQAGITTPLQAKGHVLAFDLVPGAGRKEAAALMRRWSDTARRLMAGETAPTSDSGIALDAGPSSLTLTFGFGHSFFERTDLVARRPAALDPLPDFSSDRLDAQRSNGDLWVQIGADDGLVAFHALRAVQKDAGEAARVRWQMNGFNRSPGATSTPMTARNLMGQVDGTGNPKPADPDFDRRIFVQGAGPGPAEHSWMAGGSYAVVRRIRMLLDDWDKRSLAQQEQVIGRTKATGAPLTGGSETTKPALDKLGPDGKPLIASNAHARISAPEQNGGAAMLRRPFSFHDGIAPDGTPDAGLLFICWQADPLRGFVPVQRKLDRGDALSEFIRHESSGLYAVPPAPRSGEYVGQHLLEG; encoded by the coding sequence GTGACCGAAAGCACCGGGAGCAACCCCGACATCGAGATCTCCCGGCGCCGGCTGCTGGGCACCGTCGGCGCCGCGGGCGCCGCCGGGCTCGCACTCGGCGCCACCGGCGGCGCCCTGGTGCATTCGGCGGTCTCCGACTCCCCGGCCGGCGCCTCGGGTGCCGCCGGATCCCCCGGCTCCCTCGGGGCCACCCGGGTCGCCTTCGAAGGGGACCACCAGGCGGGCATCACCACCCCGCTCCAGGCCAAGGGGCACGTACTCGCCTTCGACCTGGTCCCGGGCGCCGGGCGCAAGGAGGCCGCCGCGCTGATGCGCCGCTGGTCCGACACCGCACGGCGGCTCATGGCCGGCGAGACCGCCCCGACGTCGGACAGCGGGATCGCCCTCGACGCGGGGCCGTCCTCCCTGACCCTCACGTTCGGCTTCGGACACTCCTTCTTCGAGCGCACCGATCTCGTGGCGCGCCGCCCGGCCGCCCTCGACCCGCTGCCGGACTTCTCCTCCGACCGCCTCGACGCCCAGCGCAGCAACGGTGACCTGTGGGTGCAGATCGGCGCCGACGACGGGCTCGTCGCGTTCCACGCCCTGCGCGCCGTACAGAAGGACGCCGGGGAGGCCGCCCGGGTGCGGTGGCAGATGAACGGCTTCAACCGCTCTCCCGGTGCCACCAGCACCCCGATGACGGCACGGAACCTGATGGGCCAGGTCGACGGCACCGGGAACCCCAAGCCCGCCGATCCCGACTTCGACCGGCGGATCTTCGTCCAGGGCGCCGGCCCCGGGCCCGCCGAACACTCCTGGATGGCCGGCGGCTCGTACGCGGTCGTCCGCCGGATCCGGATGCTGCTCGACGACTGGGACAAGCGGTCCCTGGCGCAGCAGGAGCAGGTCATCGGCCGGACCAAGGCCACCGGGGCACCTCTGACCGGCGGCAGCGAGACCACGAAGCCCGCCCTGGACAAGCTCGGCCCCGACGGCAAGCCGCTCATCGCCTCCAACGCCCACGCCCGGATCTCCGCCCCGGAACAGAACGGCGGCGCCGCGATGCTGCGCCGGCCCTTCTCCTTCCACGACGGGATCGCCCCCGACGGAACGCCCGACGCCGGACTGCTCTTCATCTGCTGGCAGGCCGACCCGCTGCGCGGATTCGTGCCGGTCCAACGCAAGCTCGACCGTGGCGACGCGCTGTCGGAGTTCATCCGGCACGAGTCGAGCGGCCTGTACGCCGTCCCGCCCGCGCCGCGCAGCGGGGAGTACGTGGGGCAGCACCTGCTCGAAGGGTGA
- a CDS encoding copper chaperone PCu(A)C — protein sequence MNTRTTRTLAVALSLTAALAISGCSSSDSSGSSGSSDAAGESAKPKMTVSGAFMPEPVNDKMAGAFMVIKNDSKTADKLTAVTSPLSDDLQIHETKDQKMQQVQAMDVPANGELKLERGGSHVMFMGLKSTPKVGDKITIELRFEKADPVKVELDVKERTYNAQNSNAH from the coding sequence GTGAACACCCGCACCACCCGCACCCTCGCCGTCGCCCTCTCCCTGACGGCGGCGCTCGCGATATCCGGCTGCTCGTCCTCCGACTCCTCCGGCTCCTCCGGCTCCTCGGACGCCGCCGGGGAATCGGCCAAGCCGAAGATGACGGTCAGCGGGGCCTTCATGCCCGAACCGGTCAACGACAAGATGGCCGGCGCTTTCATGGTCATCAAGAACGACTCGAAGACGGCCGACAAGCTGACCGCGGTCACGAGCCCGCTCTCGGACGATCTGCAGATCCACGAGACCAAAGACCAGAAGATGCAGCAGGTCCAGGCCATGGACGTGCCCGCGAACGGTGAGCTGAAGCTGGAGCGCGGCGGCAGCCACGTCATGTTCATGGGGCTCAAGAGCACGCCGAAGGTCGGCGACAAGATCACCATCGAGCTGCGTTTCGAGAAGGCCGACCCCGTCAAGGTCGAGCTGGACGTCAAGGAACGGACGTACAACGCGCAGAACTCCAATGCCCACTGA
- a CDS encoding aminopeptidase P family protein, whose translation MADELTPETPAEEQPQKKHKQRKNGLYPGVSEELAENMRTGWADTELRGLEPVAQAGHTADRRAALSARFPGERLVIPAGRLKTRSNDTEYPFRASTEYAYLTGDQTENGVLVLEPAGPAGHTATIYLLPRSDRENGEFWLSGQGELWVGRRHSLTEAEQLLGIPAKDVRELADALTEAEGPVRNLRGHDAVVDKALTDKVTAERDEELRVYLSETRAVKDEFEIGELQKAVDSTVRGFEDVVKVLDKAEATSERYIEGTFFLRARVEGNDVGYGSICAAGPHACTLHWVRNDGDVRPGDLLLLDAGVETHSLYTADVTRTLPINGTYTDIQRKIYDAVYESQEAGIAAVKPGAKFRDFHDASQRVLAEKLVEWGLVEGPVERVLELGLQRRWTLHGTGHMLGMDVHDCAAARTEAYVDGTLEPGMCLTVEPGLYFQADDLTVPEEYRGIGVRIEDDILVTEDGNRNLSAGLPRTSVEVEAWMARLKG comes from the coding sequence GTGGCGGACGAGCTCACCCCGGAGACCCCGGCAGAAGAGCAGCCCCAGAAGAAGCACAAGCAGCGCAAGAACGGCCTGTACCCGGGCGTCAGCGAGGAACTCGCGGAGAACATGCGCACCGGCTGGGCGGACACCGAGCTGCGCGGTCTGGAGCCCGTCGCCCAGGCGGGGCACACCGCCGACCGCCGCGCCGCCCTTTCCGCACGCTTCCCCGGCGAGCGCCTGGTCATCCCGGCCGGCCGGCTGAAGACCCGCTCGAACGACACGGAGTACCCCTTCCGCGCGTCGACCGAGTACGCCTACCTCACCGGTGACCAGACCGAGAACGGCGTGCTGGTCCTGGAGCCCGCGGGCCCGGCCGGCCACACCGCCACCATCTACCTGCTGCCCCGCTCCGACCGCGAGAACGGCGAGTTCTGGCTGTCCGGCCAGGGCGAGCTGTGGGTCGGCCGCCGCCATTCCCTGACCGAGGCCGAGCAGCTGCTCGGGATCCCCGCCAAGGACGTGCGCGAGCTGGCCGACGCCCTCACCGAGGCCGAGGGTCCGGTGCGCAACCTGCGCGGCCACGACGCCGTGGTCGACAAGGCGCTGACCGACAAGGTCACCGCCGAGCGCGACGAGGAACTGCGCGTCTACCTCTCCGAGACCCGCGCCGTGAAGGACGAGTTCGAGATCGGCGAGCTCCAGAAGGCCGTCGACTCCACCGTCCGCGGCTTCGAGGACGTCGTGAAGGTCCTCGACAAGGCCGAGGCCACCTCGGAGCGCTACATCGAGGGCACCTTCTTCCTGCGCGCCCGCGTCGAGGGCAACGACGTCGGCTACGGCTCCATCTGCGCCGCCGGCCCGCACGCCTGCACCCTGCACTGGGTCCGCAACGACGGCGACGTCCGCCCGGGCGACCTGCTGCTGCTCGACGCCGGTGTGGAGACCCACTCCCTCTACACCGCCGACGTCACGCGCACGCTGCCCATCAACGGCACGTACACCGACATCCAGCGCAAGATCTACGACGCGGTCTACGAGTCCCAGGAAGCCGGCATCGCCGCCGTCAAGCCGGGCGCGAAGTTCCGCGACTTCCACGACGCCTCCCAGCGCGTGCTCGCCGAGAAGCTCGTCGAGTGGGGCCTGGTCGAGGGCCCCGTCGAGCGCGTCCTCGAACTGGGCCTGCAGCGCCGCTGGACCCTGCACGGCACCGGCCACATGCTCGGCATGGACGTCCACGACTGCGCCGCCGCCCGTACCGAGGCCTACGTCGACGGGACGCTGGAGCCGGGCATGTGCCTGACCGTCGAGCCCGGTCTGTACTTCCAGGCCGACGACCTGACCGTGCCCGAGGAGTACCGCGGCATCGGGGTCCGGATCGAGGACGACATCCTCGTCACCGAGGACGGCAACCGGAACCTGTCGGCCGGTCTGCCCCGCACCTCGGTCGAGGTCGAGGCCTGGATGGCGCGGCTCAAGGGCTGA
- a CDS encoding copper resistance protein CopC, translating to MTATAPAPSPARAARATAYLPRLALVLAALLASLFTAASPATAHAALTASDPKDGAVVATAPAQVTLSFSEQVAMGDDSIRVMDPQGKRVDTGELRDMCSGSTVRYGTALHTGLPNGTYTVAWQAVSADSHPVSGAFTFSVGAPSATSVSLPDRQVGGGPVGVVYDIARYAAYAGFTVLVGGAAFILLCWRRGSAERPLQKLVVRGWVTLTAATLAMLVLRTPYTGSGKFADAFDLDGLQAVLETKTGASFVSRLLLLGAAALFIAVLFGAYARRQKVAAETGSEGTDRTRSASTEAEAEAEAGAGAGADEATDAEAADEAKKETSDLAFGLAIGGTVVAGGIAATWALAEHASTGIQPGIAMPVDILHLLAVATWLGGLVALLVALHKVPDIEREAVQRFSKVAFISVLVLAVTGVYQSWRQLGSWSALTDTSYGRLLIIKVSLVAVLVAIAYLSRKWTGRLGEVRSTGGAEAGAPVEEPAEVLAGADVSRETSSGSDADPRRAAQLARQRAAREKARDKQVRDADPGRAGLRRSVLAEAGVAVVLLAVTTVLTSTEPGRAAQLETNRSAAGPAVPNRAVKITLPFDTGGQNGKGTVRLELDPGRVGANTLHLWADGEDGKPLDLPEIKIAFTLPAKEIGPLPVAPDRDAPGHWSASGVQLPLAGEWRIDVTVRTSDIDQTTVQKNVKIG from the coding sequence ATGACGGCCACCGCCCCCGCTCCTTCACCGGCCCGCGCCGCCCGTGCCACGGCATACCTGCCGCGGCTGGCGCTGGTCCTCGCAGCCCTGCTGGCATCCCTGTTCACCGCGGCCTCCCCGGCCACGGCACACGCCGCACTCACCGCGAGCGACCCCAAGGACGGGGCGGTGGTCGCCACGGCACCCGCCCAGGTCACCCTCTCCTTCTCGGAGCAGGTCGCCATGGGTGACGACTCCATCCGCGTCATGGACCCGCAAGGCAAGCGGGTCGATACCGGGGAACTGCGGGACATGTGCAGCGGATCGACCGTCCGCTACGGCACGGCCCTGCACACCGGCCTGCCGAACGGCACCTACACCGTCGCCTGGCAGGCCGTCTCCGCCGACAGCCACCCGGTCTCCGGCGCCTTCACCTTCTCCGTCGGCGCCCCGTCGGCCACCAGCGTCTCCCTCCCCGACCGGCAGGTGGGCGGCGGACCCGTCGGCGTCGTGTACGACATCGCCCGCTACGCCGCCTACGCCGGGTTCACCGTCCTCGTCGGCGGCGCCGCCTTCATCCTGCTGTGCTGGCGCCGGGGCTCCGCCGAACGGCCGCTGCAGAAGCTGGTGGTGCGCGGCTGGGTCACCCTCACGGCCGCCACCCTGGCGATGCTGGTGCTCCGGACCCCGTACACCGGCTCCGGGAAGTTCGCGGACGCCTTCGACCTCGACGGGCTGCAGGCGGTCCTGGAAACCAAGACCGGCGCCTCGTTCGTCTCCCGGCTGCTGCTCCTCGGGGCGGCCGCCCTGTTCATCGCCGTGCTCTTCGGGGCTTACGCCCGGCGCCAGAAGGTTGCCGCCGAGACCGGATCCGAAGGCACCGACCGCACCCGCTCCGCCTCCACCGAAGCCGAAGCCGAAGCCGAAGCCGGAGCCGGAGCCGGAGCCGACGAGGCCACCGACGCCGAAGCCGCCGACGAGGCGAAGAAGGAGACGAGCGACCTCGCCTTCGGGCTCGCCATCGGCGGCACCGTCGTGGCCGGCGGCATCGCCGCCACCTGGGCGCTCGCCGAACACGCCTCCACCGGAATCCAGCCCGGCATCGCGATGCCGGTCGACATCCTGCACCTGCTCGCCGTGGCCACCTGGCTCGGTGGCCTGGTCGCGCTGCTGGTCGCGCTGCACAAGGTGCCGGACATCGAGCGGGAGGCCGTCCAGCGCTTCTCCAAGGTCGCCTTCATCAGCGTCCTGGTCCTCGCCGTGACCGGCGTGTACCAGTCCTGGCGCCAGCTCGGCAGCTGGTCGGCCCTGACCGACACGAGCTACGGCCGGCTCCTCATCATCAAGGTCTCGCTGGTCGCCGTCCTGGTCGCCATCGCCTACCTCTCGCGGAAGTGGACGGGGCGGCTCGGGGAGGTCCGTTCCACCGGGGGCGCCGAGGCCGGGGCACCCGTGGAAGAGCCCGCCGAGGTGCTCGCGGGGGCCGATGTTTCACGTGAAACATCGAGCGGCTCCGACGCCGACCCCCGACGGGCCGCACAGCTGGCACGTCAGCGCGCCGCCCGTGAGAAGGCCCGCGACAAGCAGGTCCGCGACGCCGATCCCGGCCGCGCGGGGCTGCGCCGCTCGGTACTCGCCGAGGCCGGTGTGGCCGTGGTCCTGTTGGCCGTGACCACGGTCCTGACCAGCACCGAACCCGGCCGCGCCGCACAGCTGGAGACGAACCGCAGCGCGGCCGGCCCGGCGGTGCCCAACCGGGCCGTCAAGATCACCCTGCCGTTCGACACCGGCGGCCAGAACGGCAAGGGCACCGTCCGGCTGGAGCTCGACCCGGGCCGGGTCGGCGCCAACACCCTGCACCTGTGGGCCGACGGCGAGGACGGCAAGCCCCTCGACCTCCCCGAGATCAAGATCGCATTCACCCTCCCGGCCAAGGAGATCGGCCCGCTGCCGGTCGCCCCGGACCGCGACGCTCCGGGACACTGGAGCGCGTCCGGGGTCCAGCTGCCGCTCGCGGGGGAATGGCGCATCGACGTGACCGTACGTACCTCCGACATCGACCAGACGACCGTCCAGAAGAACGTGAAGATCGGCTGA
- a CDS encoding ATP-binding protein, which yields MSIWWSLHLRREAASVPLARRLLLGAMETAGVDPDISFDLSVALTEACANAVEHGGGHGHRRDHGGHGGASGGGARAVGVPDGTEAYHVTAYLDGDRCRIEVTDSGPGFPPATVSRRRPPLAEHGRGLGLIAELSDHVRLRNRPGRGAVVSFDKMLKWRDDALLKVS from the coding sequence ATGAGCATCTGGTGGTCTCTCCACTTGAGGCGCGAAGCCGCGAGCGTGCCGCTCGCACGGCGACTGCTGCTGGGGGCGATGGAGACCGCGGGGGTGGATCCGGACATCTCCTTCGACCTGTCGGTCGCCCTGACCGAGGCCTGCGCGAACGCGGTGGAGCACGGTGGTGGCCACGGACACCGCCGTGATCACGGCGGTCACGGCGGGGCCTCCGGCGGGGGTGCCCGTGCCGTCGGTGTCCCGGACGGGACCGAGGCGTACCACGTCACGGCCTATCTGGACGGGGACCGCTGCCGCATCGAGGTGACCGATTCGGGTCCCGGGTTCCCGCCCGCCACGGTGTCCCGCCGCAGACCCCCCCTGGCCGAGCACGGCCGGGGCCTGGGACTGATCGCCGAGCTCTCCGACCACGTCCGCCTCCGCAACCGGCCGGGGCGGGGAGCGGTGGTGAGCTTCGACAAGATGCTGAAGTGGCGCGACGACGCGCTGCTGAAGGTGTCGTAG
- a CDS encoding SCO family protein, translating to MRTTRVTVAALAVATALSLTACGGETAKNTGTVTQISGQKKAGAATVLDRPFDKPELVLTDTTGKPWNLREQTKGRPTLIYFGYTNCPDVCPLTMSNIAVAKKALPQADRDKLQVVFVTTDPERDTPDSLGAWLRAQDPSFTGLTGDFATIQAAARSLGIGIEAPKKEADGSVVSMHGAQVIAFSPKTDEGYVLYGEGTTVEDYTKDLPKIVKGENP from the coding sequence ATGCGCACCACACGTGTGACGGTCGCCGCCCTCGCGGTGGCGACCGCCCTCTCCCTCACCGCCTGCGGCGGTGAGACGGCCAAGAACACCGGGACGGTCACGCAGATCTCCGGCCAGAAGAAGGCCGGAGCCGCCACCGTCCTCGACCGCCCCTTCGACAAGCCGGAGCTGGTCCTCACGGACACCACCGGCAAGCCGTGGAACCTGCGCGAGCAGACCAAGGGCCGCCCGACGCTCATCTACTTCGGCTACACGAACTGCCCGGACGTCTGCCCCCTGACGATGAGCAACATCGCCGTGGCCAAGAAGGCGCTCCCCCAGGCGGACCGGGACAAGCTCCAGGTCGTCTTCGTCACCACCGACCCCGAACGGGACACCCCCGACTCCCTCGGCGCGTGGCTCAGGGCCCAGGACCCGTCCTTCACCGGACTGACGGGGGACTTCGCCACCATCCAGGCCGCCGCACGCTCACTCGGCATCGGTATCGAGGCACCCAAGAAGGAAGCCGACGGCAGCGTCGTCTCCATGCACGGGGCCCAGGTCATCGCGTTCTCGCCCAAGACCGACGAGGGCTACGTCCTCTACGGCGAGGGCACCACCGTCGAGGACTACACCAAGGACCTGCCGAAGATCGTCAAGGGGGAGAACCCGTGA
- a CDS encoding YcnI family protein, with amino-acid sequence MKTSRVSLVAALAAGAVLVLSGPAFAHVSVQPSGEATKGGYAVINFKVPNERDNASTTQLEVNFPVDQPLTSVMPQDIPGWTVTVEKSKLDKPLTVHGKQVNEAVTKVTWTGGKIEPGRFQQFPVSVGKLPDNADQMVFKAIQTYDNNEVVRWIEESKPGAAEPQTPAPVLKLTAAKAADDHHDDAAAKPAAGATATEGDKKDAHDEASAKSDSDTTARALGIAGIVIGLGGVAFGIASRRRAS; translated from the coding sequence GTGAAGACCTCTCGCGTCTCCCTCGTCGCCGCCCTCGCCGCCGGCGCCGTCCTCGTCCTGTCCGGTCCCGCCTTCGCGCACGTCAGCGTGCAGCCCTCGGGCGAGGCGACCAAGGGCGGGTACGCGGTCATCAACTTCAAGGTGCCCAACGAGCGCGACAACGCCTCGACCACGCAGCTCGAAGTGAACTTCCCCGTGGACCAGCCGCTCACGTCGGTCATGCCGCAGGACATCCCCGGCTGGACCGTGACCGTCGAGAAGAGCAAGCTCGACAAGCCGCTGACCGTGCACGGCAAGCAGGTCAACGAGGCCGTCACCAAGGTGACCTGGACCGGCGGCAAGATCGAGCCCGGCAGGTTCCAGCAGTTCCCGGTCTCCGTCGGCAAGCTCCCCGACAACGCCGACCAGATGGTCTTCAAGGCCATCCAGACGTACGACAACAACGAGGTCGTGCGCTGGATCGAGGAGAGCAAGCCGGGCGCGGCCGAGCCGCAGACCCCGGCGCCCGTGCTGAAGCTGACCGCCGCCAAGGCGGCCGACGACCACCACGACGACGCGGCCGCCAAGCCCGCCGCCGGGGCCACCGCCACCGAAGGCGACAAGAAGGACGCGCACGACGAGGCCTCTGCCAAGAGCGACTCCGACACGACGGCCCGTGCCCTCGGCATCGCCGGCATCGTGATCGGCCTCGGTGGCGTCGCCTTCGGCATCGCCTCGCGCCGCCGCGCCTCCTGA
- a CDS encoding PP2C family protein-serine/threonine phosphatase encodes MLDIAPRVRVDVDPSMAAQHDLGVCDAIWRIAPGGKADAMSAPHLPKVAGIDPAVTASAHTPAPTPVSTSPSAPPRTAPAQAVPPAASSVIQDRLAGMVSDLTTLHELTERLTRASDLASSLQEFLRAGAALVGARRGLVVLEPSDGLGPSTTIGLGLGRADLGHIETVPRSATSYGRILDGLPDAHGGSEVLPEPGAPVPSPSAGGHEPAVDPRQREVAARLGYAASYALPLTADATGRLGAAVWLYDEQAEPDDRQRDLVGLYVRYAAEHLARMLEVERSRARLATVSEELLPSRLPRIPGVQLAARHHTGPRGGGDWYDALPLPEGAMGLAVGSVTGSGPSAVAAMGRLRASLRAYAVMEGEDPVAVLSDLELLLRLTEPARSATALFAYCEPAARKIILAGAGHTPPLLIGERRTEYVETSLSAPLGMLACWEAPSVEIEPAPGETVLLYTDGLLRRTGDPMDRAYARLHAAAAGVPRSARDDPAALCDHILRTVLPGEDPDAVAADPAEDIVLLAARFD; translated from the coding sequence ATGCTGGACATCGCTCCTCGTGTGCGTGTAGATGTGGATCCATCGATGGCGGCGCAGCACGATCTGGGGGTTTGCGATGCTATATGGCGAATCGCACCAGGTGGAAAGGCGGACGCCATGAGCGCCCCGCATCTGCCGAAAGTGGCTGGAATCGATCCAGCAGTTACAGCGTCAGCGCACACTCCGGCGCCCACGCCCGTTTCCACGTCACCCTCCGCCCCGCCCCGAACCGCCCCCGCCCAGGCCGTACCGCCTGCCGCGAGCAGCGTCATCCAGGACCGGCTGGCGGGCATGGTCTCCGACCTCACCACCCTCCACGAGCTCACCGAGCGCCTCACCCGCGCCAGTGACCTCGCCTCCTCCCTCCAGGAGTTCCTGCGCGCCGGCGCCGCACTCGTCGGCGCCCGCCGAGGACTCGTCGTCCTGGAACCCTCCGACGGCCTCGGCCCCAGCACCACGATCGGCCTCGGCCTGGGCCGCGCGGACCTCGGCCACATCGAGACGGTGCCGCGCAGCGCCACCTCCTACGGCCGCATCCTCGACGGGCTCCCCGACGCCCACGGCGGCTCCGAGGTGCTCCCCGAACCCGGCGCCCCCGTGCCGTCCCCCTCGGCCGGCGGCCACGAACCCGCCGTCGACCCCCGCCAGCGCGAGGTCGCGGCCCGGCTCGGCTACGCCGCCAGCTACGCGCTGCCGCTGACCGCTGACGCCACAGGCCGGCTCGGCGCCGCCGTCTGGCTCTACGACGAACAGGCCGAGCCGGACGACCGCCAGCGCGACCTCGTCGGGCTCTACGTCCGGTACGCCGCCGAGCACCTGGCCCGGATGCTGGAGGTGGAGCGCTCCCGCGCCCGGCTCGCCACCGTCTCCGAGGAGCTGCTGCCCAGCCGGCTGCCCCGGATCCCCGGCGTCCAGCTCGCCGCCCGGCACCACACCGGGCCGCGGGGCGGTGGCGACTGGTACGACGCGCTCCCGCTGCCCGAGGGCGCCATGGGCCTGGCCGTCGGCTCCGTCACCGGCTCCGGGCCCAGCGCCGTCGCCGCGATGGGCCGGCTGCGGGCCTCGCTGCGCGCGTACGCCGTCATGGAGGGCGAGGACCCCGTCGCGGTCCTGTCCGACCTGGAGCTGCTGCTGCGCCTGACCGAGCCCGCGCGTTCGGCCACCGCGCTCTTCGCGTACTGCGAGCCCGCCGCCCGGAAGATCATCCTCGCCGGGGCCGGGCACACCCCGCCCCTGCTCATCGGCGAGCGGCGCACCGAGTACGTGGAGACCTCCCTCTCCGCGCCGCTGGGGATGCTGGCATGCTGGGAGGCGCCGAGCGTGGAGATCGAGCCCGCGCCCGGAGAAACGGTGCTGCTGTACACGGACGGCCTGCTGCGGCGGACCGGCGACCCCATGGACCGGGCGTACGCCCGGCTGCACGCGGCGGCGGCGGGGGTGCCCCGTAGCGCCCGGGACGACCCGGCGGCCCTCTGCGACCACATCCTGCGCACCGTGCTGCCCGGGGAGGACCCGGACGCCGTGGCGGCCGACCCGGCCGAGGACATCGTGCTGCTCGCGGCCCGGTTCGACTGA